The following are encoded in a window of Chondrinema litorale genomic DNA:
- a CDS encoding alpha-E domain-containing protein, with translation MLSRVAESLFWMGRYLERTEHLARYINVEYFSSLDGSNLKQHDMAILSIADMIGLPKPDIDGNLNEEEVLVGAALDEHNPVSILSALFSARENARSVRESISSELWESINNLYHFVATYPVDVYKTRGLSDFTNHVLQHCSNVRGRIEHTLLHDVGWKFIQLGMQVETASQIVRIMISKLNDIEANRKLKIGRSIYPILLDCVEAKDMCIKYYTTAPNRNNTMEFLLFNPDFPRSVSSCLNKALTYLKEIEPQKGKRENRLEFKIAKFIIPFEYMEVKELDDNLPEFLEQLLSKIYKISEMIVEEYFN, from the coding sequence ATGCTGTCAAGAGTTGCAGAGAGTTTATTCTGGATGGGGCGTTATTTAGAAAGAACCGAACATCTTGCAAGATATATCAATGTTGAATACTTTTCGTCATTAGATGGTTCTAACCTAAAACAACATGACATGGCAATTCTCTCGATTGCCGATATGATTGGGTTACCAAAACCAGATATTGATGGAAACTTAAACGAAGAAGAAGTACTAGTAGGTGCGGCATTAGACGAACACAATCCAGTATCTATACTTTCGGCTTTATTTTCTGCACGTGAAAATGCCAGAAGTGTTAGAGAAAGTATTTCTTCTGAGCTGTGGGAATCGATTAATAACCTTTACCATTTTGTAGCCACCTATCCTGTTGATGTATACAAAACCAGAGGTTTATCAGATTTTACAAATCATGTATTGCAACATTGCTCTAATGTAAGAGGAAGAATTGAGCACACTTTACTTCACGATGTTGGCTGGAAGTTTATTCAATTAGGTATGCAAGTAGAAACAGCTTCTCAAATTGTGAGAATCATGATTAGCAAGCTGAATGATATTGAAGCAAACAGGAAGTTAAAAATAGGTAGATCTATCTATCCGATTTTGCTCGATTGTGTAGAAGCAAAAGATATGTGTATTAAGTATTACACTACGGCTCCAAATAGAAATAACACAATGGAGTTCTTGCTTTTCAATCCTGATTTTCCAAGATCAGTTTCTAGCTGCTTGAATAAAGCATTAACCTATTTAAAAGAAATAGAGCCACAAAAAGGAAAAAGGGAGAATCGCTTAGAGTTTAAAATTGCCAAATTTATTATTCCATTTGAGTATATGGAAGTAAAGGAATTGGACGATAATTTACCTGAGTTTCTTGAACAATTACTTTCTAAAATCTACAAGATTAGTGAAATGATTGTAGAAGAATATTTCAATTAA
- a CDS encoding circularly permuted type 2 ATP-grasp protein has product MQNNEGLFNNYPLTNNLFDEVFSSPGKVQDYYQQLISNFDTITASEYQMMNESAKKSFLYQGITFATYNQNPKGVERIFPFDLFPRIIHQPEWDVIEKGLLQRAHAINLFLDDLYHDKKILKDGIIPKELVFSSGNMLKEMNGFTPPGKIYCHISGTDLIRHSDGNYYILEDNVRCPSGVSYVLANRDAMKRTLSRMFKRFNVSYVFDYPAALLEVLQSVRPKGVDEPVCVVLTPGIYNSAYYEHSALALKMGVELVEGRDLFVDQDFVYMNTIYGPEKVDVIYRRIDDAFLDPLAFRPDSVLGVPGLMSAYRKGNVSLVNAPGTGVADDKAVYAYMPEIIKYYLGEDPILHNVPTYRCDVESDMKYVLEHMDELVVKPVDQSGGYGIFIGSQETKESIEKEKALIKSNPRGYIAQPIMNLSVHSTYIEKTEKFEPRHVDLRTFTLMGKDYEYVLKGGLSRVALKEGSLIVNSSQGGGSKDTWVVN; this is encoded by the coding sequence ATGCAAAATAATGAAGGGTTATTTAACAACTACCCACTAACGAATAATCTCTTTGATGAGGTTTTTTCTTCTCCGGGTAAAGTACAAGATTACTATCAACAATTAATTTCAAATTTTGACACCATTACAGCATCTGAATATCAGATGATGAATGAGTCTGCAAAGAAATCTTTTTTATATCAGGGGATTACTTTTGCTACTTATAATCAAAATCCAAAAGGTGTAGAAAGGATATTTCCATTCGATCTTTTCCCTCGAATTATACATCAACCTGAATGGGATGTAATAGAGAAAGGTTTGCTGCAAAGAGCGCATGCCATTAATCTTTTCCTCGACGATTTATATCATGATAAAAAGATATTAAAAGACGGTATAATTCCTAAAGAGCTTGTTTTCTCTTCTGGCAACATGCTTAAAGAAATGAATGGCTTTACCCCTCCGGGAAAAATCTATTGCCATATCTCTGGTACCGACCTTATTCGCCACTCAGATGGCAATTATTATATTTTGGAAGACAACGTTCGATGCCCTTCTGGTGTGAGCTATGTACTAGCTAACAGAGATGCTATGAAACGTACTTTATCTCGCATGTTTAAGCGATTTAATGTTTCTTACGTGTTCGATTATCCGGCTGCGTTGTTAGAAGTTCTTCAATCTGTAAGACCAAAAGGTGTTGATGAACCAGTTTGTGTGGTTTTAACTCCAGGTATTTACAACTCTGCTTATTACGAACACTCTGCACTAGCACTTAAAATGGGTGTAGAGTTGGTAGAAGGAAGAGACTTGTTTGTAGATCAGGATTTTGTTTATATGAACACGATCTATGGACCTGAAAAAGTAGACGTAATTTACAGAAGAATTGATGATGCTTTTCTTGATCCACTTGCATTTAGACCAGATTCTGTATTAGGTGTTCCCGGTTTAATGAGTGCATATAGAAAAGGAAATGTATCGTTGGTAAATGCTCCTGGAACTGGTGTGGCAGATGATAAAGCCGTTTATGCCTACATGCCAGAAATTATTAAATACTATTTGGGTGAAGATCCAATTTTACACAATGTGCCTACCTACCGTTGCGATGTTGAAAGCGACATGAAATATGTATTGGAACATATGGATGAGTTGGTTGTAAAACCTGTAGATCAGTCTGGTGGCTATGGTATTTTTATTGGTTCACAAGAAACCAAAGAAAGCATTGAAAAAGAAAAAGCACTCATTAAGTCTAACCCAAGAGGCTACATTGCCCAACCAATTATGAATCTTTCAGTGCATTCTACCTATATAGAAAAAACTGAAAAATTTGAACCTCGACATGTCGATCTTAGAACCTTTACACTTATGGGTAAAGATTATGAGTACGTATTGAAAGGTGGATTATCAAGAGTAGCACTTAAAGAAGGTAGTTTGATTGTAAACTCTTCACAAGGTGGTGGTTCTAAAGATACTTGGGTAGTAAACTGA
- a CDS encoding RNA polymerase sigma factor — MITKSFLKNDAALWAQFREDDRLALKELYFLYVDALFCFGKSFTKDHTLIEDCLQDLFLELWDKRKQLDLVESVKAYLFTALKRKIVRRLQERKRKNGLHTEMGFQFQAILSLEEVIIEAENVQTQLRRAYNAINKLSKREKEAFHLRYTEGFDYNEISEIMEISNQASRNLVHLALRNIRKELFQFSSIISMMLFFF, encoded by the coding sequence ATGATTACAAAAAGTTTTCTTAAAAACGATGCAGCTCTTTGGGCGCAATTTCGGGAAGACGATAGGTTAGCTTTAAAAGAATTATATTTCCTATATGTAGATGCGCTTTTTTGCTTCGGAAAGAGTTTCACAAAAGATCACACCTTAATAGAAGACTGCCTACAAGATTTATTTCTCGAACTATGGGATAAACGAAAACAACTCGATTTGGTGGAATCTGTAAAAGCCTATCTCTTTACTGCACTAAAAAGAAAAATTGTTAGACGGCTTCAAGAGAGAAAAAGAAAAAATGGTTTACACACAGAAATGGGTTTTCAGTTTCAAGCTATTTTAAGTCTAGAAGAAGTAATTATTGAAGCAGAAAATGTTCAAACCCAGCTCCGAAGAGCCTACAATGCTATAAACAAACTTAGCAAAAGAGAAAAAGAAGCTTTTCATTTGAGGTATACTGAGGGATTTGATTACAATGAAATTTCTGAAATTATGGAGATTTCCAATCAGGCTTCGAGAAATTTAGTGCATCTGGCTTTAAGAAACATCCGAAAAGAGCTGTTTCAATTTTCTAGCATTATTTCTATGATGCTTTTCTTTTTTTAA
- a CDS encoding FecR family protein, with the protein MNQYKNFTVEQLADDAKFRKWILNPDETTVRFWNNWLEDNPEEVEKIEAAKKLVRLSNFQSSNMSFNKADALWEEIEAKMDTPRKETKVVYEPQKPNRYLFKIAAAILLLIVAGYYFYNNQLPSKSEKTEIKYVTKCNPAGRNSSIKLTDGTIINLNAESKLKFPERFTGDERRVFLEGEAFFEVSKDTSKPFIVVTNQIETKVLGTSFNIQSYATDNKVQIALVEGSVQVNSEAFSKSEILAPSEMLEIKRNKVGEMLVDRSHFDAKEILSWKDGILFFNDASFEEIIKRLGRWYGVKFNTELNKQINRGYTGQYNNASLGEVLDGLGFTLGFNYEIQDKNVKIFN; encoded by the coding sequence ATGAATCAATATAAAAACTTCACTGTAGAACAACTAGCAGACGATGCGAAATTCAGGAAATGGATACTCAATCCTGATGAAACAACAGTGAGGTTCTGGAACAACTGGCTAGAAGACAATCCCGAAGAAGTAGAAAAAATAGAAGCTGCAAAGAAGCTGGTTAGGCTCAGCAATTTCCAAAGTAGCAATATGTCTTTTAACAAAGCTGATGCCTTATGGGAAGAAATTGAAGCCAAAATGGATACTCCCAGAAAAGAGACGAAAGTAGTTTATGAGCCACAAAAGCCTAATCGATACCTTTTCAAAATTGCCGCGGCCATTTTATTACTTATCGTAGCAGGCTATTATTTCTACAATAATCAACTTCCATCCAAATCTGAAAAAACTGAAATTAAGTATGTTACAAAGTGTAATCCGGCAGGGAGAAACTCTTCAATTAAGCTTACAGATGGAACTATAATTAACCTTAATGCAGAGAGCAAGTTAAAATTTCCTGAAAGATTTACAGGAGACGAAAGAAGAGTTTTTTTAGAAGGTGAAGCCTTTTTTGAAGTAAGCAAAGATACCAGCAAACCATTTATAGTGGTAACAAATCAAATTGAAACCAAAGTGTTGGGTACCTCTTTTAACATTCAATCTTATGCAACAGATAACAAAGTACAAATAGCTTTGGTAGAGGGCAGTGTACAAGTGAATAGTGAGGCATTTTCTAAAAGTGAAATACTCGCTCCTAGCGAAATGCTAGAGATTAAGAGAAATAAAGTTGGGGAGATGCTAGTCGATCGTAGTCATTTTGATGCAAAAGAAATCTTAAGCTGGAAAGATGGTATCCTGTTTTTTAATGATGCTTCCTTCGAGGAGATAATTAAGCGACTAGGCAGATGGTACGGTGTAAAATTTAATACCGAGCTTAACAAACAAATAAATCGCGGTTATACGGGACAATACAATAATGCTTCTCTAGGCGAAGTACTCGATGGTCTAGGTTTTAC
- a CDS encoding carbon-nitrogen hydrolase family protein, translating into MKLCVAQLASKKGDILENISRHIKMINSAVTQGAELIIFPELSLTGYEPKLAKALATSQDNKMLGEFQQLSDQHQITIGLGLPTKYSESICISMVIFQPNQSRLTYSKKYIHTDEEPYFVCGKNFPVLKLKGKNIAIAICYELSIPAHAEAAYNNGADVYIASVAKTETGIAKAHETLCAIAKKYNFPVLISNSVGPSEDFISAGNSAIWDKNGILQANLDAVEEGLLLFNLDD; encoded by the coding sequence ATGAAACTCTGTGTTGCTCAGCTTGCATCTAAAAAGGGAGATATTCTGGAGAATATTTCCAGACATATAAAAATGATAAATTCAGCAGTGACTCAAGGTGCCGAATTAATCATTTTTCCAGAATTATCTTTAACTGGTTATGAGCCCAAACTAGCTAAAGCGTTGGCAACTTCGCAAGACAATAAAATGCTTGGCGAGTTTCAGCAACTGAGCGATCAGCATCAGATTACAATTGGCTTAGGTTTACCTACTAAATATTCCGAAAGTATTTGTATCAGTATGGTTATTTTTCAGCCAAACCAATCGAGATTAACCTACTCCAAAAAATATATCCATACAGACGAAGAACCTTATTTTGTGTGTGGCAAAAACTTTCCTGTACTTAAACTAAAAGGTAAAAATATTGCGATAGCCATTTGTTACGAATTGTCTATTCCGGCTCATGCAGAGGCAGCATATAACAATGGAGCAGATGTTTACATTGCCAGTGTGGCAAAAACAGAAACTGGAATAGCGAAAGCGCATGAGACTTTATGTGCTATTGCAAAGAAGTATAATTTCCCTGTGTTAATCTCCAATAGTGTTGGCCCTTCAGAAGATTTTATTAGTGCGGGTAATTCTGCAATCTGGGATAAAAACGGCATTTTGCAGGCTAACTTAGACGCTGTGGAAGAAGGTCTGTTGCTGTTTAATTTGGATGATTAA